Proteins from a single region of Rana temporaria chromosome 5, aRanTem1.1, whole genome shotgun sequence:
- the YAE1 gene encoding protein YAE1 homolog, translating into MSWVRAAMEREEEVFDDEGDEMNLLHREWQKSMENRLKEGYRDGVDAGKEKSLQAGFDLGYKLGVNILMPCGELRGTISALVTWCQVHKPDPTMNTQLGELLAATCQCEDQIVKGLSSVHQVVHPSELSSGMDDMGLGSHTHEPSNDSCAAGQDCCRKQEHLPSSFQNCRTIQELNNVVKHELCHILKGTYAIAQQLNVSPDLLCYLQTLEMKCSLI; encoded by the exons ATGTCCTGGGTGAGGGCGGCCatggagagggaagaggaggtgttcGATGACGAGGGAGATGAGATGAACCTTCTACACAGAGAGTGGCAGAAGTCCATGGAGAATAGACTAAAG gaaGGGTATCGAGATGGGGTTGATGCTGGAAAGGAAAAGTCATTGCAGGCAGGATTCGACCTGGGATATAAGTTGGGAGTAAACATTCTAATGCCATGTGGAGAACTTCGGGGAACTATTAG tgctcTTGTCACGTGGTGTCAAGTTCACAAACCGGATCCCACGATGAATACACAGCTTGGTGAACTCCTAGCTGCCACCTGCCAATGTGAGGACCAAATTGTCAAAGGCCTGTCGTCTGTTCATCAGGTTGTTCATCCCTCGGAGTTATCAAGCGGTATGGATGACATGGGACTCGGCAGCCATACACATGAGCCCAGTAATGACTCTTGTGCTGCAGGCCAGGACTGTTGCCGCAAGCAGGAGcatcttccttcttcctttcaAAACTGTAGGACTATACAGGAGCTGAATAATGTTGTGAAACATGAACTTTGTCATATTTTGAAAGGCACTTATGCTATAGCGCAACAGCTCAATGTGTCCCCAGATCTGCTTTGTTACTTACAAACTCTTGAAATGAAGTGTTCGTTGATTTGA